Genomic window (Bosea vaviloviae):
ACATGGAGAACCTGAAGCGCGAATATGATGTCGACACCACCCGCCCCGAGAAGCTGCGCTTCTTTTGCCGGGGCGACGCCTATGATTTCTGGGGGCTGATCCCGGGCAATCTGCATCTGGTCTGCCCTCCGCAAGGCGGCACGCTCTTCCTGCTCGGTTCGGACCGGCTCGGCCGCGATATGCTCTCGCGCATTCTCTATGGCGGACGCATCTCGCTCTCGATCGGCCTGCTCGGCGTCTTCGTCTCCTTCGTGCTCGGCGTCATCATCGGCGGCATCGCCGGCTATTACGGCGGCAAGGTCGATCTCATCGTCCAGCGCATCATCGAGATCGTGCAGTCGCTGCCGCATATCCCGCTCTGGCTGGCGCTGGCCTCGATCATGCCGCCCTCCTGGAGCCCGCTGCTGGTCTATTTCGGCATCACCGTCATCCTCGGCCTGATGGATTGGACGGGTCTGGCCCGCGCCGTGCGCTCGAAACTGCTTTCGCTGCGCGAGGAGGATTATGTCGTCGCGGCCCAGTTGATGGGCGCCAAGCCCGCCCGCATCATCGGCCTGCATCTCGTGCCCGGCTTCATGAGCCATCTCATCGCCTCCGCGACGATCACCATTCCCAGGACGATCCTGGGCGAGACGGCGCTGAGCTTCCTGGGTCTGGGCCTGCGCCCACCCATCACCAGCTGGGGCGTGATGCTGAACGAGGCACAGAACATCAATGTGGTGGCGCTGTATCCCTGGTTGCTCTATCCGGTCGTCCCGGTGATCCTGATCATCCTGGCCTTCAACTTCCTCGGCGATGGCCTGCGCGACGCGGCCGATCCCTATCGCTGAGCGCAAGCCCGCAGAGCAGCACGCGGAGCACCACGCGGTGCGCATCGCCTTCCATACGCCGCTCAACGCCTTCGATGACGGCCGCATCTCCGGCGACAGGCGCATGGCGCGGCAGATCGCGACCGCCCTGGAACAGCTCGGCCATGTCGTCGAGCCCGTGCGCGATGCGCGCTCCTACATGAAGACGTCGGACCCTGGCCTGCTGGAACGCCACCGCATCGAGGCAGCGGCGAAGATCGGGACCTTGACCGCCGCCTGGCGCGCGCGCGCAGCGCCTCCCGACCTCTGGTTCACCTATCACAGCTATTAC
Coding sequences:
- a CDS encoding ABC transporter permease, whose product is MSALPADGAPLPHTASTAPFEPHAVEKMTPEQERVYLASQWQLMWWKFRKHKLAVISGVVILTIYAMVAICEFLAPYDYTTRNTDFIRAPRQEVHLFHQGSLIGPFVYPYTQRLNMENLKREYDVDTTRPEKLRFFCRGDAYDFWGLIPGNLHLVCPPQGGTLFLLGSDRLGRDMLSRILYGGRISLSIGLLGVFVSFVLGVIIGGIAGYYGGKVDLIVQRIIEIVQSLPHIPLWLALASIMPPSWSPLLVYFGITVILGLMDWTGLARAVRSKLLSLREEDYVVAAQLMGAKPARIIGLHLVPGFMSHLIASATITIPRTILGETALSFLGLGLRPPITSWGVMLNEAQNINVVALYPWLLYPVVPVILIILAFNFLGDGLRDAADPYR